The sequence TGTCTACTCTAAAGTTTTCTCTTCTTCGTTTTCATTGTCTTCATTGCTCCCGCGGCTCGTCGCCACCCTGTAATAGACATCAGAAAACAAGCAATTAATCCCGCCGCCCTCCGATTTGCCCGGCTGGATTGACATCGCAACATCGGACAAAAGCAGCTCAACTCCTAGTAACACATCAACTACTCCCAGATCGAGCTTCCACCAATACGTCCACTTTCCTCCCATTGCTCTCAGATCATCTCTAGCCCGCCATgtcttcatacttcttctcGGGACACCACCCACATCAGCCccagcagcaccagcatCAACACCCGCCACCCCCAACCCACATTGCGCAACACACCTCCCATACTCATCATGGTGGTCGCTCTCGTCGTGCGCAGAAGATGGGTGGCCAGAACTCCCATAGGCAGTTCCGTGGTGTGAAAAGTATGAGGGAATTGGCCGAGGCTCCTGCCATCACAGCTTTCCGTGCCAGATTCGAGGCTGGTCGTTCCTTTGACCTCGACGATGATCTGGAGTTTTGCCCCGGTCTCTTGACTGAGGACGATGTATGTCTTGTTCATATAAGAACCTTGCTTCATTTTTTCCGTAGGCAGCAGTCGGGTTaacctttcttcctttttctttttttttttacagttgCAATCCATTGCGTCTTCTGTTTCAGACCGTTCGTCCCTCGCCAGCGCCTCGCCCGATTCTTCACCTCTTCAGCACCAGATTCAGCCGACGCAGCAGGTCGCCCCAGCTATTTCGCTTTCTCCCGCTTCAATTAATTCCTACAACTCGAATAGTTTTAATCAGATGAAGATCCATCAACCATCAGCGGTCCGAACAAAAAATGCCATTCCAATCGTCAATCCAAGCACTGGCATGCGCGTCTCGAGCCCCCCGTCCACCATCTCACCCGGCATGATGCAGTCTGACCAGCGTCGATGGTAAACATGACTCGGGGGAAATGGAAACAAGCTCAACACCCCCCGGTCTCGTATATACGTCGTCGTTCTTCCTCCATGCCGCTCGGTATCTTTCTGCATCTCCTGGGTCGACCATCCTTTTCTACTTGTTAACCAGTTCCTTCGGTTTATatcatcttttttattttcagtTCGAGTACGATTCCGTGGATCACCGTCCCTCCCGACCACTTAATACTTTCGACTTGTATATAAAACCATTTTTCGAACCCTTCCGCCCTTTTAAACCCCCCCCCTCTTTTCGACCTTATTTTGCGGTGATCCAATGTTTTATACGAAGAGACGTTTCGTTTACTGAGAGCAAATGGGGTGCATCACGAGCCGATTATTTACTGTCATTTCTGGTGGTATTCGTTTTTCTctggagaaaaaacaaaaagagtgTCCTTGATTCCCTTTTGGTCTTAACCCGATGATGAACTATAGAATGAGCGGCGACTGTGTTTTGGAAAAAAGGCTGTACAACGGACCGTGGAGTTTTGTTTCTGTTTTGTCCCCGAGCGAGCGAAATCTCTTTCTTGTTGCCATACGTTACATTTGCACGGTTGGGCTTCTTGGTGGGGTGATTACGTGTGGGCGAAATCTAGCGTGATATCCAGGATCATATTCATTTTGGGCCGTGGCTGAACTGGAGTGAGATGGGGATATACTtggtcttttttttttttttttttctttttggtttGTCTTTTTGCCATTGTTTATTTTTACtgctgtttttcttttttttaccATTTCCCGCTCCATGGTTGTCTCTATAGACAGAAATGATGTATGGGTGCATCGGTctttgttttgtttttggTTGAATACTCGACGCAGCTTATTCCTTTTGGCTATTTCTAACATACTAAATACGCCTATACCACTTATTCCCTCATTTACGCGCGCTCATTaattctcttttgttttcgcGGTTTATCtgtgttttgttttctttttattttggaAAAGAACAAAAGAAACCACGGTTGGAAACTACGTAAAGACGGAGTGGGAAATACATCCAATACGGtttgcttgcttgctctCAGGCTTGTCGGTCGGTCGGTCTGTTGGCTGGATGGTGGACGGATGACTAAGCTGGGTGGAACATATGGAGAATAGCAtggttctttttttggggggcCCTGGGTGGTTAAATCATTGTGGAATCCTTTTTAAGGGAGGATATTGCTGGCGGTCGGAGAGCAACTTACAGcaagctttttttttttaattttttccttctttaaTCCATTGGATATATACAACGCATGAACATTCTTCTCGAATTTCACATTATTATCTGATTTTCCTATTATCATTCCGTTATTGTTCTAATGTTCATCTCGTCCCCTGCCAAAGCCTTAGCGTTGGTTCGACGTTCACCATTCAGAGGGATAATGAAAACCAGTTCGTTGGTTTTTGTTGTGATGATGAGTCCTAGGCTCGAGTCGTAACCAGTGCAACTCGGCTTGGTGGGCAGTCAAGAACGAATGAAAGGATAATACTCCGAAGAGACCACACGCCAGTTGGCTATGGTAGCGAACTCGTACAAGACGACGAGACGAGACCGGATCGACCGTCCCTCTGCCTTCAACCTATGCATGAACACCCCGGTTCGCTGGATACGTGTGCCTGTGTGGCCCTCAGAGCCCACCTCGTGGGGTAAAGTGAGTCATATAGGCGCTCGTTTTGAGCGGTCTGGCCTGGGCGCTCTCAGCTCGAGGGTAGGTATCCCGAAAAAATTATTATAGTCTGGGGTCTCCTCTCCTTGTCAGTCGGGAAACATCTCCTATCAGGCTTTGTCCCACTctgaatactccgtacatagcGATATTGACCCGTTGATGACATGACATCATTAGTTAGTGCAAGGGCTCCGTTCAAAATGGCCTCTCTTAGCGAGGAGCTGCGCGCGCCAGAGGGCGAGCGGCGTTATGGACCGTCAGGGCCCCCTACTCCAAGATTACTGAGAGCTGTTACGCATTTTCAAGATATGAAGTCCTTAACCGGCCTGGGGACAGCGCCTCCATCAATACTCTTGTGTGTCATATGGATCATCACTGCCATCATGTTCCAGAGTTGTCGACCAGGCCTTGCCAAGCAGCTAACAGGACCTGATCTTCAGGACCAACAGACGCTAAGGTCACGATCTAGGGATCGTTAGCACATGAGAGCCTCGAGGCACCTGAGTGCACATAGAGGTATGTTGCTTCTCTCTCGCGACTTGCTTATTTGCCGTATCGAGAAGATAAAGACGTGTACGTGCCGATAAATCATTCCGTCGCTCGAAAAATGCGCGAGAACTTC is a genomic window of Coccidioides posadasii str. Silveira chromosome 3, complete sequence containing:
- a CDS encoding uncharacterized protein (EggNog:ENOG410PQ9V~COG:S~BUSCO:15846at33183) — translated: MSSYFFSGHHPHQPQQHQHQHPPPPTHIAQHTSHTHHGGRSRRAQKMGGQNSHRQFRGVKSMRELAEAPAITAFRARFEAGRSFDLDDDLEFCPGLLTEDDLQSIASSVSDRSSLASASPDSSPLQHQIQPTQQVAPAISLSPASINSYNSNSFNQMKIHQPSAVRTKNAIPIVNPSTGMRVSSPPSTISPGMMQSDQRRW